The following are from one region of the Hymenobacter sp. YIM 151858-1 genome:
- a CDS encoding BamA/TamA family outer membrane protein, which translates to MYTSFVRFWLLASLLLLGVVASAWAQTTSPVSAPNLPATQAPPLPPRPTLPDSAAQAKRRVAPARPKYLRLQTEAADQAVLRRYRVRTTAADTLEAMRSVRELLLAMQADAYLTASADTMHWHGDTLAVRLYVGEQFRWARLQRGNLTEDVLTHTGFRERLYLGQPLVPTELARLQQRVLENTENEGFPFAQVRLDSVQLDGSDITGRLLLDRGPLVEFDSLQIIGNTKTRKRFLSKYLQILPGQPYSQQRVDAAARLLRQLPYVQLKAEPEVRFARGRARVYLLLDDRNANQFDAIVGVLPNPNPTAEQRRVQLTGDVTLNLRNLGGGGKQLGLQWRKIGAASQLLDVGYQHPSFFGSPLDVAASFTLFKQDSTFLTLRPRLQVGYPAAKAGRFSVFVEQRNSRLYPRRNLPTLQALPENIDSRYTAYGLDFSRSTLDDLLFPRQGLLLAGQAAVGNKIISRNAYVNPELYQGLPLRTTQVSLSGRAEYYLRVGQQGVLLGRVRGEVLLNRRLFLNDLFRLGGLATLRGFNELQFFAAQYGIGTVELRQFTGPDAYVFLFADQAYLRRDLPGDLGEDAPTGLGAGLSFRTGAGLFQFVYSVGRSNSQRFSLGASKIHFGITSRF; encoded by the coding sequence ATGTATACCAGCTTCGTGCGCTTCTGGCTGTTGGCAAGCCTGCTCCTGCTAGGGGTGGTAGCAAGCGCGTGGGCACAAACCACCTCGCCGGTATCGGCCCCTAACCTGCCCGCCACCCAGGCGCCGCCCTTGCCGCCGCGGCCAACTTTGCCCGACTCGGCCGCGCAGGCCAAGCGCCGCGTGGCACCCGCCCGGCCCAAATACCTGCGCCTCCAAACCGAAGCCGCCGACCAAGCCGTGCTGCGCCGCTACCGGGTGCGCACCACAGCCGCCGACACCCTGGAAGCCATGCGCAGCGTGCGCGAGTTGCTGCTGGCCATGCAGGCCGATGCTTACCTCACGGCCTCGGCCGATACCATGCACTGGCACGGCGACACCTTGGCCGTGCGCCTGTACGTAGGCGAGCAGTTTCGGTGGGCGCGGCTGCAGCGCGGCAACCTCACCGAGGATGTGCTGACCCATACCGGCTTCCGGGAGCGGTTGTACCTAGGGCAACCGTTGGTGCCGACCGAGCTGGCCCGCCTGCAGCAGCGCGTGCTCGAAAACACCGAGAACGAGGGGTTTCCGTTTGCGCAAGTGCGCTTGGATTCGGTGCAGCTCGATGGCTCCGACATCACGGGGCGGCTGCTGTTGGACCGGGGCCCGTTGGTGGAGTTTGATTCCCTGCAAATCATCGGCAACACCAAAACGCGCAAGCGCTTTCTGAGCAAGTACCTGCAGATTTTGCCGGGCCAGCCCTACAGCCAGCAGCGGGTAGATGCCGCCGCCCGCCTGTTGCGCCAATTGCCCTACGTGCAGCTGAAAGCCGAGCCCGAGGTGCGCTTTGCCCGCGGCCGGGCCCGCGTGTACCTGCTCCTCGACGACCGCAACGCCAACCAGTTCGATGCCATTGTGGGGGTGCTGCCCAACCCCAACCCCACGGCCGAGCAGCGGCGCGTGCAGCTTACCGGCGACGTTACCCTGAACCTGCGCAACCTAGGCGGCGGCGGCAAGCAGCTGGGCTTGCAGTGGCGCAAAATCGGAGCGGCCTCGCAGCTGCTCGATGTGGGGTACCAGCACCCCAGCTTCTTCGGCTCGCCCCTGGATGTGGCCGCCAGCTTCACCCTGTTCAAGCAAGATAGCACCTTCCTGACGCTGCGGCCGCGCCTGCAGGTGGGCTACCCGGCGGCCAAGGCCGGGCGCTTTAGCGTGTTTGTGGAGCAGCGCAATTCGCGCCTTTACCCGCGCCGCAACCTGCCCACGTTGCAAGCCCTCCCCGAAAACATCGACTCGCGCTACACCGCCTACGGCCTCGATTTCAGCCGCTCCACGCTCGATGATTTGCTTTTTCCGCGGCAAGGTTTGCTCCTGGCTGGGCAGGCAGCCGTGGGCAACAAAATCATCAGCCGCAACGCCTATGTCAACCCCGAGCTGTACCAAGGGCTGCCGTTGCGTACCACCCAGGTAAGCCTGAGCGGCCGGGCCGAGTACTACCTGCGCGTGGGGCAGCAGGGCGTGCTGCTAGGCCGGGTGCGCGGCGAGGTCCTGCTAAACCGCCGCCTGTTTCTCAACGATTTGTTTCGCCTGGGTGGCCTGGCCACGCTGCGCGGCTTCAACGAGCTGCAGTTTTTTGCTGCCCAGTACGGCATTGGTACCGTGGAGCTGCGGCAGTTTACCGGCCCCGATGCCTACGTGTTTCTGTTTGCCGACCAGGCCTACCTGCGCCGCGACCTGCCCGGCGACCTAGGCGAGGACGCGCCCACCGGCCTGGGAGCGGGCCTGAGCTTCCGGACCGGGGCGGGCTTGTTTCAGTTCGTGTACTCGGTGGGGCGCAGCAACAGCCAGCGCTTCTCCTTGGGTGCTTCCAAAATACACTTCGGCATTACCAGCCGCTTCTAA
- a CDS encoding outer membrane beta-barrel family protein: MKPTATLPHYLLGLLLCLSLLTHAQPGLAQASGSLIGTVVDQKGEAVSFANVVLLNAATTTLVTGIAADAEGHFVLPVHAPGSYVLKLSMLGYAPLQTPAFEVSSPGFSKDFSRLVLPTDAQLLQEVKVQAMRPTVVKEANKLVVNVAGSALNGGSTALDVLSRSPGVALDQDGNLQLNGKAGVQVLIDGKRSYLTGKELQNLLQSMSAENIRDLEISTSGSAKYDAAGSAGVININLKKYQQTGLSGSAYAGYQHNSLHGYSAGTDLGYRHGRWNTNVALDLARRPRYRTLDMHREFRGETGTSTFDQQGREEGTRDVPALRLGADYALSPRHTLGATLNLTHRRTNNGFVTTSLLRDGSPKNDLFIGADNREKGQGTNGTLNLHYAGQLDTAGTMLSADLDYARLHSREASTFRNRYDSLSSSRADVATLLTSQNPTDYDIYAAKLDFSQPLNKLTKLELGAKVSHVKSGSEVRFFDETSGAALLDANRSNHFIYQETVYAGYANLATSFGDKWKVQGGLRAEQTLTNGHSLTLAQTFRRNYLGLFPSVSVLQTVNADYQIGYSYNRRLDRPQYEALNPFIFYLDPYSWIQGNPYLKPQYTNSFELSQTLKQQYNLVLAYATTNGFIGEVPEQRAADKTTVFQQQNLKRFRNLSATLLVPVRVSANWQMNNTATLAYQRYTLPAGSELLRNQQVLLQAQSTHSVQLPRQVRLEMNAGYQGPMVYGLYRFQTNWWVDAGLKRAFCHDKLDVSLSATDLFRTRRLRATANLNGNVNTIDQYAGARGLRLTLRYRFRNGNQPTPRRPATQLEELGRTGQQ, encoded by the coding sequence ATGAAACCAACCGCTACCCTTCCGCACTACCTGCTTGGGCTGCTGCTCTGCCTGAGCTTACTCACCCACGCGCAGCCCGGCCTAGCCCAAGCTAGCGGTAGCCTCATTGGCACCGTGGTCGACCAGAAAGGCGAAGCTGTGAGTTTTGCTAACGTGGTGCTACTGAATGCCGCCACTACCACTCTGGTTACGGGCATAGCTGCCGATGCCGAGGGCCACTTCGTCCTACCGGTTCATGCCCCCGGCAGCTACGTGCTAAAGCTGAGCATGCTGGGCTACGCGCCACTCCAAACGCCTGCCTTCGAGGTAAGCAGCCCCGGCTTCAGCAAAGACTTCAGCCGGTTGGTGCTTCCCACCGATGCCCAGCTGCTGCAGGAGGTGAAAGTGCAAGCCATGCGCCCTACCGTGGTGAAAGAGGCCAATAAACTGGTGGTGAACGTGGCCGGCTCGGCCCTGAATGGCGGCAGCACCGCGCTGGATGTGCTGAGCCGCTCGCCCGGCGTGGCCCTGGATCAGGACGGCAACCTGCAGCTCAACGGCAAGGCCGGCGTGCAAGTCCTGATCGACGGCAAGCGTTCCTACCTCACGGGCAAAGAGCTCCAGAACCTGCTGCAAAGCATGAGCGCCGAGAATATCCGCGACCTGGAAATCAGCACCAGCGGCTCGGCCAAGTACGACGCGGCGGGTTCGGCCGGCGTCATCAACATCAACCTGAAGAAATACCAGCAGACGGGCCTGAGCGGCAGCGCCTACGCCGGCTATCAGCACAACAGCCTGCACGGCTACAGCGCCGGCACCGACCTAGGATACCGCCACGGCCGCTGGAACACCAACGTGGCCCTCGACCTGGCTCGCCGCCCCCGTTACCGCACCCTCGACATGCACCGTGAGTTCCGCGGCGAGACGGGCACTAGCACCTTCGACCAGCAAGGCCGCGAAGAAGGCACCCGCGACGTACCGGCCCTGCGCCTAGGCGCCGATTACGCCCTGAGTCCCCGCCACACCCTAGGCGCCACCCTGAACCTGACGCACCGCCGCACCAACAACGGCTTTGTTACTACCTCGCTGCTGCGCGACGGCAGCCCAAAAAACGACCTCTTCATCGGGGCTGACAACCGGGAGAAAGGCCAGGGCACTAACGGCACCCTTAACCTGCACTATGCTGGCCAGCTCGATACCGCCGGCACCATGCTCTCAGCTGACCTGGACTACGCCCGCCTACACAGCCGCGAGGCCTCTACTTTCCGCAACCGCTACGACAGCCTAAGCAGCAGCCGCGCCGATGTGGCCACCCTGCTCACCAGCCAAAACCCCACCGACTACGACATTTACGCGGCCAAGCTGGATTTCAGCCAACCACTGAACAAGCTTACCAAGCTGGAGCTGGGCGCCAAGGTCAGCCACGTGAAATCGGGTAGCGAAGTGCGCTTCTTCGACGAAACCAGCGGCGCCGCCTTGCTCGATGCCAACCGCAGCAACCACTTCATCTACCAGGAAACGGTGTACGCCGGCTATGCAAACCTAGCCACCAGCTTCGGAGATAAATGGAAGGTGCAGGGCGGCCTGCGCGCCGAACAGACACTGACCAACGGCCACTCGCTCACGCTGGCCCAAACGTTCCGCCGCAACTACCTAGGGCTGTTTCCAAGCGTATCGGTGCTGCAGACGGTGAATGCCGATTACCAGATTGGCTACAGCTACAACCGCCGCCTCGATCGGCCGCAGTACGAAGCGCTGAACCCGTTCATCTTCTACCTCGATCCGTACTCCTGGATTCAGGGCAACCCCTACCTCAAACCGCAATACACCAACTCCTTTGAGCTGAGCCAGACGCTGAAACAGCAATACAACCTGGTGCTGGCTTACGCTACCACCAACGGCTTCATCGGCGAAGTACCCGAGCAGCGGGCCGCCGACAAAACCACTGTCTTTCAGCAGCAAAACCTGAAGCGCTTCCGCAACCTCAGCGCCACGCTGCTGGTGCCAGTGCGGGTATCGGCCAATTGGCAGATGAACAACACCGCTACCCTGGCCTACCAGCGCTACACCTTACCCGCTGGCAGCGAGCTGCTGCGAAACCAGCAAGTGCTGCTGCAGGCCCAATCTACGCACTCGGTGCAGCTGCCCCGCCAAGTGCGCCTGGAGATGAACGCCGGTTATCAGGGACCAATGGTGTACGGCCTGTACCGCTTCCAAACCAACTGGTGGGTAGATGCCGGCCTGAAGCGCGCCTTTTGCCACGATAAGCTGGACGTGAGCCTGAGTGCTACCGACCTGTTCCGAACGCGCCGCCTGCGCGCCACGGCCAACCTGAATGGCAACGTCAACACCATCGACCAATACGCCGGTGCCCGGGGCCTGCGCCTGACGCTGCGCTACCGCTTCCGCAACGGTAACCAGCCAACACCGCGCCGCCCGGCTACGCAGCTCGAGGAGCTAGGCCGCACCGGCCAACAATAA
- the hemW gene encoding radical SAM family heme chaperone HemW, which yields MAGLYLHIPFCKQACHYCDFHFSTSLGRKAQVVQALVRELELRHDYLGSAGLSTVYFGGGTPSLLTEAELLTLFEAIYKYFDVAADAEITLEANPDDLSAQKLRELAASPVNRLSIGLQSFHEPHLRLMNRAHSAEESRRSVQLAQDAGLSNISIDLIYGVPAPDHRIWQHDLGQAVALGVPHLSCYALTIEPQTVFGRRLKKGTFRGAPEEFVAQEFEMLLTATREAGYEQYEISNFAQPGGYSRHNSSYWQGVPYLGLGPSAHSFNGRSRQYTVPSNTQYVQQILEHHTVPATVEQLSATDRANEYLMTSLRTAQGCNLAYLRGHLGVDLATERAAYLQQLQHDGWATISHETLRLTDRGKLLADQITLELFLEAPGAV from the coding sequence GTGGCCGGACTCTACCTTCACATCCCGTTCTGCAAGCAGGCCTGCCACTACTGCGACTTCCACTTCAGCACCTCGCTGGGCCGGAAAGCGCAAGTAGTGCAGGCTTTGGTGCGCGAGCTGGAGCTCCGCCACGATTACCTGGGCAGCGCCGGCCTCAGCACCGTTTACTTCGGCGGGGGCACGCCCTCATTGCTTACCGAGGCCGAGCTACTCACGCTCTTCGAAGCTATTTACAAATACTTCGACGTAGCCGCCGACGCCGAAATAACCCTCGAAGCCAACCCCGACGACCTCAGCGCCCAGAAGCTGCGCGAGTTGGCGGCCTCGCCCGTCAACCGGCTCAGCATTGGGCTGCAGAGCTTCCACGAGCCGCACTTGCGCCTCATGAACCGCGCCCACTCGGCCGAGGAGTCGCGCCGCTCGGTGCAGCTCGCCCAAGATGCGGGCCTGAGCAACATCAGCATCGACCTGATTTACGGCGTGCCGGCCCCCGACCACCGCATCTGGCAGCACGACCTAGGGCAGGCCGTGGCCCTGGGTGTGCCGCACCTCTCCTGCTACGCCCTCACCATCGAGCCGCAAACCGTGTTTGGCCGTCGGCTGAAGAAAGGCACCTTCCGCGGCGCGCCCGAGGAGTTTGTAGCGCAGGAGTTCGAAATGCTGCTGACCGCCACCCGCGAAGCCGGCTACGAGCAGTACGAAATCAGCAACTTTGCGCAGCCCGGCGGCTACTCGCGCCACAACTCCAGCTACTGGCAGGGCGTGCCGTACCTGGGGCTGGGCCCCAGCGCCCACTCTTTCAATGGGCGCAGCCGGCAGTACACCGTGCCGAGCAACACCCAATACGTGCAGCAGATACTGGAGCACCACACGGTACCCGCTACCGTCGAGCAGCTTTCGGCCACCGACCGCGCCAACGAGTACCTCATGACGAGCCTGCGCACCGCCCAGGGCTGCAACCTGGCGTACCTGCGCGGGCACCTAGGCGTCGATCTGGCCACCGAGCGCGCCGCTTACCTGCAGCAGCTGCAGCACGATGGCTGGGCCACCATCAGCCACGAAACCCTGCGCCTTACCGACCGCGGCAAGCTCCTCGCCGATCAGATTACCCTTGAGCTGTTCCTGGAAGCTCCCGGGGCGGTATAG